The Quercus robur chromosome 3, dhQueRobu3.1, whole genome shotgun sequence DNA segment ACTCTTAGCAAACtcacaaacaaaccaaaattgTTGTAAATGGAGACAATGAGGGGTTTGGAGAGAACAGTGGAGTGGCTTAGACCCTTTGTTCGGACAAAGACCTGGGACTATTGTGTTGTTTGGAAACTAGGAGATGATCCATCTAGGTAGTATTACTATTAGCATATTGTTTTACATTGTATCAAACATTTTCAACTAGACCCAACATCAGATTTTGACActctttgctcttttttttttcttttttttttgtggtcaTTGATTATTGTAGGTTTATTGAATGGATGGGTTGCTGTTGTAGTGGTGGTTATAGATTTGTTGCTAATGTGAAAGAGGAAAGAGGCGTGGAGCATCATTTGAGTCCTCTTTGCAAAGATGGTCACTTCCAGCATCCCATAAGCACAAAGGCTTGTGAAGCTCTTGCTCAACTTCCTTCTTCTATGCCACTGTATTCTGGGTAcaactttctttctctctctctcaaaatcttGACCTTTCATTCTGTGAATACATGATAAAGATACAATGATATGGAAAACTGGAACCAGGGTTCATGGTGAAGTTGTCATATCAACCCAACCCAGGTGGATTTGCGATGCCAATGCCTTGGATTCAGATATTTCAAACGTGGGTACACCAATATCTCTCTCTGTGAATTTGCTTTCAGATAACAAACTGatgaaaccaaaaagaaagtaCATACTCCATCCTATGGATTAAACAGTCTGATTTTCCAAGAAATAAAATGTTCAAAGAGTAGGCTTTTGCTTCCTCAGGTCCCAAACACAATAactgaatttcaatttttttttaccaaatattttcttagcaaccaaaagGAGCTTTAGGCCATTGATATGGGCTTGAGGCTAATCACATATTCCAGGCTCTAGGCTCTAACATATATTTTTCCTTAAGTGTCCCTCATCAAGTAGTTGATGATATGCTTGAAAAATTGACTATACTACCAAGACATAGAAAACATGGGACATCCCACAGATTTGTTACATCATAAATGGCCATATCTGAAAGGATCATTATGGATTGAGACAGACCATTAGAAAACATAGAGGTGTTActggctacttaactaaaaataaaattttattttgacaggACAAACTCGGAACCCGAGTTCTGATCCCAGTTGTTGGTGGTCTTATTGAGCTCTTTGTCGCAAAGCATGTAAGATTAGCTTTGTGCTTAATTTAATTTCAGCATTATAATTGAGATATTCTCCTCCcgtctataaatatataattcttCTTTTCAGCTACCAAAAGACCAAAAGACCATAGAGTTCATTACAGCTCAGTTTAACATCTCTTTAGACCAAGATGCCAAGAGTGTCTGGAACACTGCCAATGTGAAACTCAGTGAACATCATCTTGCTCCATTGCCTGAAGAGTACTCACAACATTGGCCTGGAATACAAGCTCTTTCTCCGGTGACCCAGTCCAGCTCCTATCCTAGTGTTGAGGGATTATCTAGTGGATCCACTCGTTCCAGTGAATGTCCATTTGACTTAAATTGTGGTTATATACCACTACATGGTTCTATGAATCAGTCAATTGGAAAATCTTCTGGCTCTAAAAAGCCTGAGTACAATGTGAGTTCATTGAAGACAAAATTGGCATTAAATTGTGGCAATGTGgtagaaaaagagaaggaaaaagtt contains these protein-coding regions:
- the LOC126718497 gene encoding transcription factor bHLH90 isoform X2, which produces METMRGLERTVEWLRPFVRTKTWDYCVVWKLGDDPSSGGYRFVANVKEERGVEHHLSPLCKDGHFQHPISTKACEALAQLPSSMPLYSGVHGEVVISTQPRWICDANALDSDISNDKLGTRVLIPVVGGLIELFVAKHLPKDQKTIEFITAQFNISLDQDAKSVWNTANVKLSEHHLAPLPEEYSQHWPGIQALSPVTQSSSYPSVEGLSSGSTRSSECPFDLNCGYIPLHGSMNQSIGKSSGSKKPEYNVSSLKTKLALNCGNVVEKEKEKVIQEPKTKKFHSKNLATERKRRHRIKDGLFTLRALVPKITKMDRAAIVGDAIEYIQELQKEVEQLNDELREMEEEDCEKNRAELKILKPNRTNGGTTCFAPTEQKPESSSLGEKKQTEVQVEVSQIGQRDFLIKIICEQKRGGFARFMEAIDSLGLQVADANVTTFCGQVLNILRVEANTDIKPKKLRDALFELVDCRLSQ
- the LOC126718497 gene encoding transcription factor bHLH90 isoform X1, translating into METMRGLERTVEWLRPFVRTKTWDYCVVWKLGDDPSRFIEWMGCCCSGGYRFVANVKEERGVEHHLSPLCKDGHFQHPISTKACEALAQLPSSMPLYSGVHGEVVISTQPRWICDANALDSDISNDKLGTRVLIPVVGGLIELFVAKHLPKDQKTIEFITAQFNISLDQDAKSVWNTANVKLSEHHLAPLPEEYSQHWPGIQALSPVTQSSSYPSVEGLSSGSTRSSECPFDLNCGYIPLHGSMNQSIGKSSGSKKPEYNVSSLKTKLALNCGNVVEKEKEKVIQEPKTKKFHSKNLATERKRRHRIKDGLFTLRALVPKITKMDRAAIVGDAIEYIQELQKEVEQLNDELREMEEEDCEKNRAELKILKPNRTNGGTTCFAPTEQKPESSSLGEKKQTEVQVEVSQIGQRDFLIKIICEQKRGGFARFMEAIDSLGLQVADANVTTFCGQVLNILRVEANTDIKPKKLRDALFELVDCRLSQ